GTACGATCTCGGGATCGTCGCCGGAGAAGTCGATGACCGTGGTGAGCTCGGTGCCGCAGTCGCCCGAGTCGAGGACGGCGTCCACCTCGTGCTCCAGCCGCTCCTTGATCTCCCAGCCCTGCGTCAGCGGCTCCTCCTCGTCCGGCAGCAGCAGGGTGCTGGAGAGCAGCGGCTCACCGAGCTCGGCGACCAGCGCCTGGGTCACCACGTGGTCGGGGATGCGCACGCCGACCGTCTTCTTCTTCGGGTGCAGCAGCTGGCGGGGAACCTCCTTCGTCGCCGGGAGGATGAAGGTGTAACTGCCGGGAGTCGCCGCCTTGATCGCCCGGAACACGTCGTTGTCCACGCGGACGAACTGGGACAGCTGCGCGAAGTCGTGGCACACCAGCGTGAAGTGGTGCTTGTCGTCGAGGTTCCGGATCGACCGGATCCGGCCCAGGGCGTCACGGTTGCCCAACTGGCAGCCGAGCGCGTAGCACGAGTCGGTCGGGTACGCGACGAGCGCACCGGACCGGATGCTGTCGACCACCGTGCTGATGGTGCGGGGCTGGGGATTTGCGGGGTGCACGTCGAAGTACTTGGCCATTCGCCGAGCTTACGCGCTCGGGCCGGACCGGTAGAGCCCTCGGCCGGGAAGAGTGAGAGGCGGCCCGTCGTAGGACGGGCCGCCTCTTCTTCCGCTTCGCGCGGCGGTGTTCACCGCCGGTCCGGTCAGACCGCGGCGGCCCCCACCAGCTCGTCCAGTACGTCCTCCATGGTCACGAAGCCGATGACCGTCCCCTTGTCCCCGGCGACCGCCGCGAGATGCGTACCGGCGGCACGCATCGCGGTGAGGGTGTCGTCGAGCGGGGTGTCGATCTCGACCCGGATGACGGGGTGGAGGGCGCTCGTGGGCAGCGCCTTGGTGCGCTCCGCCACGCCGAGGGCGTCCTTGATGTGGAAGTAGCCCAGCAGCCCGTCGTCGGGTCCGGTGACCGGCAGCCGGGAGAAGCCCGAGGCGACGGCGGCCCGCTCCAGACCCTGCGGGGTGATGCCCAGGCCGACGGTGACGGTCCGGTTCAGCGGGACCATCACCTCGCCGACCGGCCGGGTCCCGAGCTCCAGGGCGTCCCGCAGACGCTCCCCGTCGGCCGGGGCCAGCAGCCCGGCGTCGCTGGAGTCCTTGACCAGCCGTACGAGCTCGTCGTCGGTGAACACCGAGGCGACCTCGTCCTTGGGGTCGACCTTGAGCAGCCGCAGCAGCATGTTGGCGAAGGCGTTGATGCCGAAGATGACCGGCCGCAGCGCCCGGGTCAGGCCTACCAGGGGCGGCCCCAGCGCCAGCGCGGTGGCGACGGGGGCGGCCAGCGCGATGTTCTTCGGGATCATCTCGCCGATGAGCATGTGCAGATACGTCGCCAGCGTCAGCGCGATCACGAAGGCGATCGGGTGGACCAGCGCCTCCGGCACGCCGACCGCGTCGAACGGCGGCTCCAGCAGATGGGCGATGGCCGGCTCCGCCACGGCGCCCAGCACCAGGGAGGAGATGGTGATGCCGAGCTGCGCGGTGGCCATGGCGGCCGACAGGTGTTCGAGGCCCCACAGTGCGCTCTTCGCACGTCGGCCGCCCCGTAGAGCCTGCGGTTCGATCTGACTGCGTCGGACCGAGATGAGGGCGAACTCCGCGCCCACGAAGAACGCGTTGGTGAGGAGGGTGAGCACACCGATGGCGAGCTGGATGGCGGTCATCGGGCGTCCTCCTCCACGAGGGCCGGCGCCGGTGCGGGCGCGCTGATGCGGACCCGGTCGGCCCGGTGGTGCTCGATGTCGAGCACGTCGAACTGCCAGCCGTCGACCTCCACCCGGTCCGTACGGACCGGGATGCGGGCCAGCTGGTTGGCGAGCAGGCCGGCGAGCGTCTCGTAGGGGCCCTCCGGCGCGCCGAAGCCGATCCGGTCGAGCTGGTCCAGCCGGAGGCTGCCCTCGGCCTCCCAGACCGGGCGTCCGTCGCCGAGCGGCTCGGCCGGTGCGAGGTCGGGTCGCTCATGGGGGTCGTGCTCGTCGCGGACCTCGCCGACGACTTCCTCGACGATGTCCTCGACGGTGGCGACCCCTGCCGTGCCGCCGTACTCGTCGATCACCACGGCCATCGTCCGGCGCTTGCGCAACTGCGCGAGCAGCCGGTCCACGGGCAGCGAGTCGGGTACGAGGAGGGGCTCGGTCGCCAGGGCGGTGACGGGGGTCCGGGCCCGCTCGGACTCGTCCAGGGCGAGCACATCGCGGATGTGGACCGTGCCGATGACCTCGTCCAGGCTGTCCCGGTAGACCGGGAAGCGGGACAGACCGGTGGCCAGCGTGAGGTTGGCGGCGTCGGCGGCGGTGGCGTGGGCCTCCAGCGCCCGGACGTCGACGCGCGGCGTCATCACGTTCTCGGCGGACAGCTCCGCCAGGTGCAGGGTGCGGACGAACAGCTCGGCCGAATCCTGCTCGATGGCGCCTTCGCGGGCGGAGTGCTGAGCGAGCGCGATCAGCTCCTGCGGCGTACGGGCGGATGCCAGCTCCTCGGCCGGCTCCAGGCCCAGGCGGCGCACGAAACGGTTCGCGGTGTTGTTGAGGTGCCGGATCAGCGGAGCGAAACAGGCCGTGAAGGCCCGCTGCGGGGTCGAGACGACCTTGGCCACCGTGAGCGGGCTGGAGATCGCCCAGTTCTTCGGGACCAGCTCACCGATGACCATGAGCACCACGGTGGAGGCGGCCACACCGAGGAGGGTGGCGACCGTGGACACGGCGCCGGCCGGAAGCCCGGCGCTCTCCAGCGGGCCGCGCAGCAGCACCGCGAGGGACGGCTCGGCCAGCATGCCGATGATCAGCGAGGTCACGGTGATGCCGAGCTGGGCGCCGGAGAGCTGGAAGGTGAGTCGCTTGGCTGCCTTGAGCGCGCTCTCGGCACCGCGTTCACCGGCCTTCACGGCGCGTTCGAGCTCGCTGCGCTCGATGGTGGTGAGCGAGAACTCGGCCGCGACGAACACCGCACAGGCCAGTGTCAGCGCGAGGGCAAGGAGGAGAAGGGCCACTTCGCTCACCGTGTCACCTCCGTCCCCCGGTGCGTGGGGTCAGGGATGACACGGTTCGTACTGGGAGGCTCACCCATTGCGGTGCGCAGCTCCTTCTCTGTTCGGGGCGTCGGGATCGACGGTGGAAGACGGGTGTGAACCCGCCCCATAGATAGTAAAGGGAACGCAAAGCAATGGGGAGTGGCGGGCGTCACACGGTGAGCCGCACGGGGCGGTCGGGCGGTGCGCGATCTTGATGGCCGGAACTGTGCGTAGGGGGCGCGCGCTTGGGAAACCCTTTGCTTCCCGGGATGTTCTGCCCGGGGAGGTGGCTCACGCAACCTCGATCATCCATCCGTAGAGATCACTTGTCCGTAGAGATCATTCATCCACAGAAGGAGCGGACGCCGCACATGGTGTTCAAGAAGTTGCTCGGAGCCCTCGGGGTCGGCGGACCCTCGGTCGACACCGTTCTGGAACCCGGTCCCGCCGTGCCCGGTGGCCTCCTCACCGGAGAGGTCCGCCTGCGGGGCGGCGGATCGGACGTGACGGTCGACCGGATCTCACTCCTTCTCGTCGCCCGGGTCGAGATGGAGGGCCAGGACGAGGAGCACGAGGGGACGGTCGTCCTCGAACGATTCACCGTCGGCGGTGGGTTCCGGCTTGCGGAGGAGGCCGAGCACACGGTGCCGTTCACCGTCACCCTGCCGTGGGAGACGCCGATCACCGAGCTCCACGGCCAGCACCTCGGACCCGTGCTCGGGATCCGGACGGAGCTGGAGGTCGCGGGAGCGCGGGACAAGGGCGACCTCGACGCACTCGCGGTGGGGCCGCTGCCCGCGCAGGAGGCGATCCTGGAGTCCTTCGGGCAGCTCGGTTACGCGTTCAGGGCGGCCGACCTGGAGCTCGGACACATCCGGGGCACCGGTCAGCAGCTTCCCTGCTACCAGGAGATCGAGATCCTCCCGCCGGCCGGGCACGCGCACGCCGTCAACGAGATCGAGGTGACCTTCATCGCCGCGTCGGGCGGTCTGGAGATCGTGATCGAGGCGGACAAGCGCGCCGGACTGTTCTCCGACGGCCAGGACACGGTCCACCGCTTCACCGCCTCGCACCACGCGGTCCCGCACACCGACTGGAACGCCCAGGTGGACGGCTGGCTGAAGGAGGTCATCGCCGGTCACGAGGCCCGTGCGACGCCGCACTCGGGCGTCGAGCACCACGGTGACCGGCACCGGCCGGGTCCCGGCACGGGTGCGGTGGTGGCCGGGGTCGCGGCGGGCGTGGCCGTCGGCGTCGTCGGTGGCATGGTCGCCGCCGAAGTGGTCGACGAGATCGGCGACGCTTTCGAGGACGAGGAGGGCGGCGAGGGCGAGGGGGGCGACGACGAGGGCTGACCCTCCCGTCGTACGCGGTCCGGGGCGGCGGGCGGGATTTCTCCTTCCGCCCGCCGGTCGGCGCCCCGCAGATCGCCGCGCCTTCGGCCGTCGCTCCTTTCGGTCGTCGTCCCCTCGGAGGCGGTGATCTCAGCCGGACGACCGGTCGGCCACCTTCGGAGCAAGCCGGTCGGCGAGAGCGTCCAGATCCCGGACGAACCAGATGTCCCGGCCCCGATTGGCCTCGCGGACGAGATCGGGAAGGGCAGAACTGGCCGACAGATGGTGGTCGATGTCTCCGACGACCACGAGGCGGAGCCGGTAGTTGGCGAACTTCTGCAGGATGGCTCCGGCGAGGCCGGTGCTCAGGTCGAAGAACCGGTCGTCCAGCCTTGTGGACGGCAACGCGACCACCTCCGCACACGCGAACGCGGCACCGATCAGATGGTCGAGGGCGTCCTGAACATCGGCGACGGTGACCCCGTCGGCGTCGCACACCAGGACCGGAACGCCGTGGTACTCGACGACGTCAGGCACGGTCCGCCCCCGGTGTGGACGTGGCGGTGGAGGTGAACAAGCCGCTGTCCGGGCCCAGCAGGCCGTCGATCATGTGCAGCAGATCGGCGGTGGCCGCGGCGCCGCCGAGAACGACGATCTTCATTCGGGTTCGCTCCTTGTCGTAGACCGTCTGGATGCGCAGGGGGTCCGACCCGTCCCGCCCGGACTGCGCGCCCGCCGTGACGAACGTGCTCAGCCGGTGTGCGGCGCCCGGATCGAGCGCGTCGATCTGCACGACGCTGGACACCTCCACGTGTCCGGGCGCGGCCGTCGGCCGCGTGGCCGTGTCGTCGGCCGGCCGACCGGTCAGGACGGCCAGGTCCTCCTTGTTGATCCGGTACTGCTTGCCGATCCGGACGGCCTTGAGCCGCCCGTCGCGGACGTAGTTCCGGACGGTCCGCACATGCAGCCCCAGCAGCTCGGCCACCTCGCCGACCGAGTAGAGCTCCCGCTCGTCGTTCCCCATAGGAACGTAACCTACTCTAAAAAACCTTCAATGGACTCCATGAACCGTGGATAGGGTTGTTTAGGGAAGGACTGTGCTGACGTTCGCCCTCCTTGACGTACTCGGCGGGTGAGACGAAGTCCCGAGTAGCAGAGTGGGAAAGCCCCGGCAGCCAGGGGGGGAGACGAACGGCCGCCCACGGACAAGGAATCCCATGAACCTCGAATCCCGGCCGCCCGATCCGCGGCACCAGCGACCCGAAGGCGTGACCGACGCGACGGTAGAGGCGCTCGGGGCCCTTTCCAAAGCGCTGGAGACCGCCGAGCGTGCCCGCGGTGCCCTCTACGACTTCCATCAGCTCACCGGGAGTGCCGACCTCGCGCTGGACGACGCCGTACGACTGCTCCGCGCCGCGGGGCACGAACCGGACGCCGAGCGGGTCGAACGGGAGATCCTCGGCCGCAATGTGATCCCCGGACACTGGACGTTCCAGATCGTCGAGGAGTACAACACCACCTATTACGACGTGTTCCGGACGATCGAACGGCAGATCAGGCAGAAGCTCGCCGACGGCCGCGATCACCTCTACGAGGCCGAGATGAAGGCGGCCCGGCGGACCGCGGGACATCCGGATCACACCGCTGAGTGACGGGCCGCCGCCCCCTCCGGTAACCCGTCTCCTCCCGCTGTCACCGAACGTAGCCGCACGAGATGCGGACCGGACCGACTCCGGTGACGCTGGGGCTCAGGTCGCGCACGCAACGTAGTTTGCCGACGGAGGACCGACGACGGAGGACATCCCATGAGCTTGCACGAAACCCCGGTGGAGCGAGCCCGCCGCACCCGTGAACGCGCCGAGGAACTGGGCCGCGCCGCCGACCGGACCACCGACCCCGAGCACCGGCAGCGGCTGCGGGAGAAGGCTCTGCGGCTGCTGCGCGAGGAACCGGCTGCCGACTCCCGCCCCTCCTGACTCCCGCCCCTCCTGACAGGCCTGCCGGAGTGAACGCGTTCGGAACGCGGCGGCGCCCTAATCCCTGACTTTGAGGAAGCGCATCCGGGTTGCGCCGTTGCTGTCGGTGCCGCCGGCCTCGGCGTCGGAGATCTTCCCGCCGGTGAGGACGAACATCAGGTGCAGGCGGACGGTCCGGGGGCCGGAGGCGACCGTGTACTCGGTCATGATGTGCGTGGTCCCGCCCTGCTGTTCCTGCCTCGTGGCGTTGATCGCCGCGATCTGCGTGAAGCTCGTCAGGAGGGTGTCCGTGGTCTCGTCCCTGAGCCAGCCGATGATGTAGCCGCTGCCGCCGGTGGCGGAACCGAGCGCGTACCGTACGTCGCTGTCGATGTGGTAGACGCCGGCTTCCGGGAGCACGATGTCGGACTCGGGGATCGGCACGTCGGTACCGGTCCGGGCCAGGAGGTCGGCGTGTTGCCGCTCGGCGTTGCGGAACGCGCTCACCGGCGTGAGGCGGGCGCCGATCTCCCACCTCTCGGGGCAGCCGGACGCTCCGGTGACATCGATGTCCACCGAGCGCTCGACGCCGACGTTGCCGCCTGGCGCGAGACCCGACAGGTCGACCCGCGGTACGAGTAGTCCACCGGTGGTGTTCCGTGCGGCATTGCACGGGGACGGGTCCAGGGACGGCGTGTCGGGCGCGTACAGACACCCGTCGCTGCCCCGGACGATGGCGTTGTCCCGGTCGGTGGAGATGCACGGCGGGAGGGCGGTGGCGCAGCCGTCCTGGCAGGAGGCGACCGGGACGACCGGTGGCACCGGGGCATAGGGGGTCGAGCCGTCGAGGGTGTCGGTCGTGCAGGTGACCGTGCCGTCGCAGGTGCGGCAGGTCGTACGGAGGAACGGCCTGCCGCAGCCCGGGGCGGACGCCTGGACGGTGAGGACGAGGCTGTCGACGGTCCATTGCTTGGGGCCGACTCGGCAGGCGTCGTCGTTGCCGGTCTCCAGGTTGAGCTCGACGACGACCCTGCCCGCGAGGACGTCCGCGAGGGGCACGGCGGTCGGTGGGATGACGCCGTTGTCGTCTCCACCCGCCGGCAGGTCGGGCGGTCCCAGGAGATCGGCGCGGATGGGGGTCGTGCCGTTCCACAGGGCGAAGCGGCCGTAGAGCCGGCAGGCCGTGTTCCTGCCGTCGTTGTGGACATGGACCGAGGCGCTGATCGTGACGTCGGTGGGGTTGCCGCGCAGTGACGCCGGGTCGATGTGGACGACGCCGGCGAGCCAGGTGTGCTGGCCGTTGTGCGTCCCGTCGTCGGCCGGGAACTCTCCCGTGCCACTGTTCAGGATCGTCTGGGCGACGACAGGGTCCAGTGCGGCATGGGTGTTGGCGATGGTGTAGTACGGCGTCGGGTCGGTGCTGATCGCGGTCGCTGGGATCCGGTACGGCGCGGAGTCGCGCAGGGAGATCGTCTCGCAGTGCTCGCACGGCTTGGGATCGGGGCAAGTAACGGGAGGGCAGGGGGGTTTGGGGGGCTGACAGCCACCGATGGCGATCGGTGGCTGCCCGCAGCCGCATCCGCTCATGAATCAACTCCGTTGAGACGATCGAGTGTCGACGCTGCTGGAAGTGCTGGAAGTGCTGACGGTGTTGGTGGTCTTGCCGAGTTCTCGGCCGCTCGGCCGCTCGGCCGAGGAGTGGAAGAAGAGTCCTGGCGACCGTTCGCCTGGATGCGTCTGGCGTGACGTCGACCGTCTTCCAGCTACGTGCTGCCGCAGGGGGCGTGTTCTTGGGGTGGGAACAGAAGCGGCCGTGTCGGCCCGTCTTCGCGATTCCGCCACTGGGCCGACCGCGTCGGGCGCTCGGACATGGGCCCATCTGAAGCTCAGTCGCTTGTCTTCTCGTTGTCATCCCCAAGGTACTGGCCCGTGCGGCTGTCTGGCATTACCTCGTTAGAGTGGCCGATCCCTCCGTCGAGGTGTCTGAGCCCTCGTCGGTGTGCGGGAAATATCGATTGCCGGGCGGTCGTCGCGCGGGTAGCGTCGCGCGCCGTGACCCCGACCCTGCGCACCGAGAGGCTCCTGCTGGAGCCGTACGTCCCCGAGGACGAAGAGGACTTCGTCGCCCTGTTCCAGGACACCGAGGTGTCCCGCTGGATGGGCGACGGCCCTTCCTCCGAGGCGGAGGACCGGGCCGTGTTCGGGCGGGTCTTCACCAAGGTCTACGCCCAGGACCTGTTCGCCGTCTGGGCCGTCCGCCGCGACGGGCGCCTCGTCGGGCATGCCGAGATCAAACGCACCGACGCCGTCGGCGGCCACGAGATCATCTACGCCCTGGCCCCCACGGCCTGGGGCGCCGGCCTGGGGACCGAGCTGGCACGGGCTGTCGTCGCCCACGGCTTCGGCACCCTGGGGCTGACCGAGGTCCACGCCACGGTCGCCGCCGCGAACGAGGCCTCGTTGACGCTGCTCCGCAGAATCGGCTTCGAGCACATGAGGGACATCGAGGAGGACGACGGCAGCACCACCCGCGTGCTGACCCGCCGCCGCTGAGACGGGGCCGCCCTCTCCCCTCGCATCGGTCGAGCGCGCGGGGGGCCGGCCGCCCGCCGCGGTCTCAGGCGCCCACCGTGCCGTCCACCCCTTCGCGCAGCAGGTCCGCGTGACCGTTGTGGCGGCCGTACTCCAGCAGGACGTGCACCATGACCATCCGCAGCGAGACGTCCTTCTCCCAGCGCGGCTGACGCCCCACCAGATCCAGCGAGGCCGCCTCCCGCTCGATCCGGCGCGAGGTCTCCACCTCCGCTTCCCAGGCGGTGAACGCCTCGGCCCGGGTCGCGGCGCTCGCGTCGTACGCCGCCTGGAAGTCGAACGCCTCCTCCGACCACACCATCGGTGCCGCCTCGTCCTCGAAGACCCTCCGGAACCAGGCGCGTTCCACCTCGGTCAGATGGCGCACCAGAGCCAGCAGGGACAAGGTGGACGGCGGCATCGACCGCTCGCGCAACTCCTCGTCGCCCAGCCCCGCGCACTTCATGGCGAGGGTCTCCCGCTGGTAGTCGAGAAAGGCCCGCAGCGTCTCGCGCTCGCTCCCCAGCAGCGGAGGCCCGATCCGGTCGTCGTTCGTCATGATGATGTCCCCCAGTCCGTTCGCCGGTCCGTTTCCCGGTCCGTTTCCGGCCGACAGTATGACCGGCCCGTGTCCGCCCGGTCAGGCCCGGCCTCACCCGTCCACAACCTCCCTGGACAGAACACCTAGGGTGGTGAGGCATGGACGAGAGGGAACTGCTGCGACGCTCCGACGGGCCGGTGACCCGGGGCCGGATCCGGGACGACCTGGCCGGACTCGGTCTCGCCGCGGGCGACACCGTGATGTTCCATACGCGGCTCTCCGCGATCGGCTACGTCCCCGGCGGTTCCCGGACCGTCATCGACGCCCTGCTGGACGTGGTGGGGCCGACCGGCACGCTGCTGGTCACCTGCGGCTGGAACGACGCTCCGCCCTACGACTTCACCGCCTGGCCCCGTGCCTGGCAGGAGGCCGTGCGCGCCCACCACCCGGCGTTCGACCCGGAGACGAGCGAGGCCGAGCACGCCAACGGCCGCCTCCCGGAGGCCGTGCGCCGCAGGCCCGGGGCGGTACGCAGCCGTCACCCCGATGTGAGTCTCGCGGCGCTCGGCGCCTCGGCCGCCGCCCTGATGGACGCCCACCCGTGGGACGACCCGCACGGCCCCGGCAGCCCGCTGGCGCGTCTGGTGGCCCGCGGTGGCCGGGTGCTGCTCCTCGGCGCGCCCCGGGAGTCGATGACGTTGCTCCACCATGCGGAAGCGCTGGCCCAGGCCCCGGGCAAACGGTTCGTGACGTACGAACAGCCCATCGAGGTGGAGGGCGAGCGGGTCTGGCGCACCTTCCACGACATCGACTCCGAGCACGGTGCGTTCGACTACTCCTCGGCCGTGCCCGAAGGCCAGGACCCCTTCGCGGCGATCGTCGGGAGCATGCTCGCCGCGGGTATCGGGCGGGAGGGTCTCGTCGGGGCGGCCAGGAGCTGTCTGTTCGACGCCGGTCCGGCCGTGGAGTTCGGCGTCCGCTGGATC
The nucleotide sequence above comes from Streptomyces sp. NBC_01116. Encoded proteins:
- a CDS encoding L-threonylcarbamoyladenylate synthase, whose product is MAKYFDVHPANPQPRTISTVVDSIRSGALVAYPTDSCYALGCQLGNRDALGRIRSIRNLDDKHHFTLVCHDFAQLSQFVRVDNDVFRAIKAATPGSYTFILPATKEVPRQLLHPKKKTVGVRIPDHVVTQALVAELGEPLLSSTLLLPDEEEPLTQGWEIKERLEHEVDAVLDSGDCGTELTTVIDFSGDDPEIVRRGAGDTSRFE
- a CDS encoding hemolysin family protein yields the protein MTAIQLAIGVLTLLTNAFFVGAEFALISVRRSQIEPQALRGGRRAKSALWGLEHLSAAMATAQLGITISSLVLGAVAEPAIAHLLEPPFDAVGVPEALVHPIAFVIALTLATYLHMLIGEMIPKNIALAAPVATALALGPPLVGLTRALRPVIFGINAFANMLLRLLKVDPKDEVASVFTDDELVRLVKDSSDAGLLAPADGERLRDALELGTRPVGEVMVPLNRTVTVGLGITPQGLERAAVASGFSRLPVTGPDDGLLGYFHIKDALGVAERTKALPTSALHPVIRVEIDTPLDDTLTAMRAAGTHLAAVAGDKGTVIGFVTMEDVLDELVGAAAV
- a CDS encoding hemolysin family protein, translating into MSEVALLLLALALTLACAVFVAAEFSLTTIERSELERAVKAGERGAESALKAAKRLTFQLSGAQLGITVTSLIIGMLAEPSLAVLLRGPLESAGLPAGAVSTVATLLGVAASTVVLMVIGELVPKNWAISSPLTVAKVVSTPQRAFTACFAPLIRHLNNTANRFVRRLGLEPAEELASARTPQELIALAQHSAREGAIEQDSAELFVRTLHLAELSAENVMTPRVDVRALEAHATAADAANLTLATGLSRFPVYRDSLDEVIGTVHIRDVLALDESERARTPVTALATEPLLVPDSLPVDRLLAQLRKRRTMAVVIDEYGGTAGVATVEDIVEEVVGEVRDEHDPHERPDLAPAEPLGDGRPVWEAEGSLRLDQLDRIGFGAPEGPYETLAGLLANQLARIPVRTDRVEVDGWQFDVLDIEHHRADRVRISAPAPAPALVEEDAR
- a CDS encoding sporulation protein, yielding MVFKKLLGALGVGGPSVDTVLEPGPAVPGGLLTGEVRLRGGGSDVTVDRISLLLVARVEMEGQDEEHEGTVVLERFTVGGGFRLAEEAEHTVPFTVTLPWETPITELHGQHLGPVLGIRTELEVAGARDKGDLDALAVGPLPAQEAILESFGQLGYAFRAADLELGHIRGTGQQLPCYQEIEILPPAGHAHAVNEIEVTFIAASGGLEIVIEADKRAGLFSDGQDTVHRFTASHHAVPHTDWNAQVDGWLKEVIAGHEARATPHSGVEHHGDRHRPGPGTGAVVAGVAAGVAVGVVGGMVAAEVVDEIGDAFEDEEGGEGEGGDDEG
- a CDS encoding DUF4180 domain-containing protein, with protein sequence MPDVVEYHGVPVLVCDADGVTVADVQDALDHLIGAAFACAEVVALPSTRLDDRFFDLSTGLAGAILQKFANYRLRLVVVGDIDHHLSASSALPDLVREANRGRDIWFVRDLDALADRLAPKVADRSSG
- a CDS encoding helix-turn-helix domain-containing protein, with the protein product MGNDERELYSVGEVAELLGLHVRTVRNYVRDGRLKAVRIGKQYRINKEDLAVLTGRPADDTATRPTAAPGHVEVSSVVQIDALDPGAAHRLSTFVTAGAQSGRDGSDPLRIQTVYDKERTRMKIVVLGGAAATADLLHMIDGLLGPDSGLFTSTATSTPGADRA
- a CDS encoding DUF6381 family protein; the encoded protein is MSLHETPVERARRTRERAEELGRAADRTTDPEHRQRLREKALRLLREEPAADSRPS
- a CDS encoding GNAT family N-acetyltransferase, with product MTPTLRTERLLLEPYVPEDEEDFVALFQDTEVSRWMGDGPSSEAEDRAVFGRVFTKVYAQDLFAVWAVRRDGRLVGHAEIKRTDAVGGHEIIYALAPTAWGAGLGTELARAVVAHGFGTLGLTEVHATVAAANEASLTLLRRIGFEHMRDIEEDDGSTTRVLTRRR
- a CDS encoding DinB family protein: MTNDDRIGPPLLGSERETLRAFLDYQRETLAMKCAGLGDEELRERSMPPSTLSLLALVRHLTEVERAWFRRVFEDEAAPMVWSEEAFDFQAAYDASAATRAEAFTAWEAEVETSRRIEREAASLDLVGRQPRWEKDVSLRMVMVHVLLEYGRHNGHADLLREGVDGTVGA
- the aac(3) gene encoding aminoglycoside 3-N-acetyltransferase; translated protein: MDERELLRRSDGPVTRGRIRDDLAGLGLAAGDTVMFHTRLSAIGYVPGGSRTVIDALLDVVGPTGTLLVTCGWNDAPPYDFTAWPRAWQEAVRAHHPAFDPETSEAEHANGRLPEAVRRRPGAVRSRHPDVSLAALGASAAALMDAHPWDDPHGPGSPLARLVARGGRVLLLGAPRESMTLLHHAEALAQAPGKRFVTYEQPIEVEGERVWRTFHDIDSEHGAFDYSSAVPEGQDPFAAIVGSMLAAGIGREGLVGAARSCLFDAGPAVEFGVRWIEEHLNRDA